The Spirosoma radiotolerans genome has a window encoding:
- a CDS encoding 3-keto-disaccharide hydrolase yields the protein MTLSATTRRTVLPGFLALAISVAMIPDAKEPVGVGVKAPKGAEVLFDGSRKMLDEKWTYWEGPRLAASLPIKWMIEKDPAGPGTVMNTNDPAAAGGKYGAADIVTKETFRDFRLHVEFYVSKPGGNSGVYLQNRYEIQIFDGDTTSHGLGAVINESPSPYKLYAGIGKWNAYDIAFRAARFTDGKRTEPAMVTLYLNGKKAHTNQKISQVWGGPNSGIDGGNEEGKGITDTPGGIKLQAEGHDVLFRNIWIKPLELKQANTDF from the coding sequence ATGACGCTCTCCGCGACTACCCGACGTACCGTTCTGCCCGGCTTTTTAGCTCTTGCCATTAGTGTGGCCATGATTCCCGATGCCAAAGAACCGGTTGGCGTTGGTGTGAAAGCGCCCAAAGGGGCTGAGGTCCTTTTCGATGGGTCGCGTAAAATGCTGGATGAAAAATGGACCTACTGGGAAGGCCCTCGTTTGGCGGCTAGCCTGCCCATTAAATGGATGATTGAAAAAGACCCCGCTGGACCCGGCACGGTGATGAACACCAATGACCCCGCGGCTGCCGGTGGTAAATACGGCGCTGCTGATATTGTCACCAAAGAGACGTTCCGCGACTTTCGGCTTCATGTCGAATTCTATGTCAGCAAGCCGGGCGGCAACAGTGGCGTGTATCTGCAAAACCGGTACGAAATTCAAATATTCGATGGCGACACAACCAGTCATGGCTTAGGAGCCGTTATCAACGAGTCGCCATCGCCGTACAAGCTGTATGCGGGTATTGGCAAATGGAACGCGTATGACATTGCGTTTCGGGCTGCCCGGTTTACGGATGGCAAGCGGACCGAACCGGCCATGGTGACGCTTTACCTGAACGGCAAAAAAGCCCACACCAATCAGAAGATCAGCCAGGTGTGGGGTGGCCCCAACTCAGGTATCGATGGGGGTAATGAGGAAGGAAAAGGCATTACCGATACACCCGGCGGTATTAAGCTGCAAGCCGAAGGTCACGATGTGCTGTTCCGAAACATCTGGATCAAGCCGCTGGAACTGAAACAGGCAAACACTGATTTTTAA
- a CDS encoding DUF3820 family protein: MPNEQAHGNTEILRELLHYEMPFGKYKGKLVRSLPMSYLEWFVQKGFPAGKLGMLLQTMYEIKLNGLEYLLDGLKRNL; the protein is encoded by the coding sequence ATGCCCAACGAACAAGCCCACGGCAACACCGAAATTTTACGAGAACTACTGCATTATGAAATGCCGTTTGGCAAGTACAAAGGCAAGCTGGTCAGGTCATTACCCATGTCGTACCTGGAGTGGTTCGTGCAGAAAGGCTTCCCGGCGGGCAAGCTGGGTATGCTGCTGCAAACCATGTATGAGATTAAGCTGAATGGCCTGGAATACCTGCTCGACGGATTGAAGCGTAATCTGTAA
- a CDS encoding alpha/beta hydrolase encodes MHAQFLSFRCFVYSFLVLSTFAFVVATQAYSQSSPTGPGRVERIKVHGKGLEGNLAGDSPDRDVSVYLPPSYQTDKKRHYPVIYFLHGFTDSDDKWYGLTKHWINLPAVVDKALAEGKTSEFIIVTPNAYNRYFGSMYSNSVTIGNWEDFVAEELVSYIDKQYRTIPQASSRGLAGHSMGGYGTLRIGQKHPEIFSSLYLLSPCCMVPNMSGPGDAKMATRMEAVQSVADLDKADFMTKAMFASAASWSPNPTKAPFFLDLPVKNGEPQAMVTAKWAANAPLATLDQYVSNIKQLHALAFDAGSKDESIAANNKILDSMLTNYQIPHTYEEYDGDHINRIAERIEQKMLPFFTANLSAEPVKGGRKGK; translated from the coding sequence ATGCATGCTCAATTCTTATCATTTCGTTGTTTTGTTTATTCATTTTTAGTCCTGAGTACGTTCGCGTTCGTCGTCGCCACGCAGGCATACAGCCAGAGCAGCCCGACCGGACCTGGTCGGGTTGAGCGCATAAAAGTGCATGGCAAAGGGCTGGAAGGCAACCTGGCGGGCGATTCGCCGGACCGGGATGTATCGGTCTATCTGCCGCCCAGTTACCAGACGGATAAAAAGCGGCATTATCCCGTCATTTATTTTCTGCACGGGTTTACGGATAGCGATGACAAATGGTACGGCCTGACCAAGCACTGGATCAACCTGCCCGCCGTTGTCGACAAAGCGCTGGCTGAGGGCAAAACGAGCGAATTTATCATTGTAACGCCCAATGCCTACAATCGCTATTTCGGCAGCATGTATTCCAATTCCGTGACCATTGGCAACTGGGAAGATTTTGTCGCGGAAGAACTCGTTTCGTACATCGACAAACAGTACCGCACCATTCCGCAGGCATCCAGCCGTGGACTGGCGGGTCACTCGATGGGCGGATACGGCACCCTTCGGATAGGGCAGAAGCACCCCGAAATTTTCTCCAGCTTATACCTGCTAAGCCCGTGCTGCATGGTGCCCAACATGAGCGGGCCGGGCGATGCAAAAATGGCGACTCGCATGGAAGCGGTTCAGTCGGTTGCGGATTTGGACAAAGCCGATTTTATGACGAAAGCCATGTTTGCTTCGGCGGCTTCCTGGTCACCTAATCCTACTAAGGCGCCTTTCTTTCTGGACTTGCCGGTGAAGAATGGCGAACCCCAGGCCATGGTTACGGCCAAATGGGCGGCCAACGCGCCCCTGGCCACGCTCGATCAGTACGTGTCGAACATAAAGCAACTCCACGCGCTGGCGTTTGATGCCGGTTCGAAAGATGAGAGCATCGCGGCCAACAACAAGATACTGGACAGTATGCTCACTAACTATCAGATTCCGCATACCTACGAAGAGTACGACGGTGATCACATCAACCGGATTGCGGAGCGCATCGAGCAGAAGATGCTTCCTTTTTTCACAGCCAATTTATCGGCAGAACCGGTGAAAGGCGGCAGGAAAGGTAAATAA
- a CDS encoding DinB family protein, which translates to MITKLPLRFMLAVMGLLWAFSAVQAAAPMTTITQLTADWQRAKEYTKEYLDVMTEEGMSYKPTPEIRSFADQMLHLAAANYNFGAMVSGKANPFQGKKLEEMNELKTKAALTKTVMDSYDFMLDAIKGLNDAQLAESVKMGQREMTREVLLAKAFEHQTHHRGQCTIYIRMKGIKPPNEKLF; encoded by the coding sequence ATGATCACTAAACTACCGCTTCGCTTTATGCTTGCCGTAATGGGCTTGCTCTGGGCATTTTCGGCCGTGCAGGCCGCGGCCCCCATGACGACGATAACGCAGCTAACGGCTGACTGGCAACGGGCTAAGGAATACACCAAAGAGTATCTGGACGTGATGACGGAGGAGGGCATGAGCTACAAACCAACACCTGAGATTCGCAGTTTTGCCGATCAGATGCTGCACCTGGCTGCGGCCAATTACAACTTTGGGGCGATGGTCAGCGGCAAAGCCAATCCTTTTCAGGGCAAGAAACTGGAAGAAATGAACGAGCTGAAAACAAAAGCGGCTCTGACCAAAACGGTGATGGATAGCTACGATTTCATGCTCGATGCCATTAAGGGCCTGAACGACGCTCAACTGGCTGAATCCGTAAAAATGGGCCAGCGTGAAATGACCCGCGAAGTGCTGCTGGCTAAGGCGTTCGAACACCAGACCCACCACCGGGGCCAGTGTACGATTTACATTCGCATGAAGGGAATCAAGCCCCCGAATGAGAAGCTGTTTTAG
- a CDS encoding vanadium-dependent haloperoxidase — protein MKTSLFLTLIGIATAMQSHAQIEPRAGSWKTWAIPSGDVYKLPPPPDANATQAEEKALLGAQRQRDSAAIRLIDYWNAGAPGYRWQTAIEKFNNGFPPAWVRGKALMNIAIYDATVAAWQTKYAYRRPRPSAHNKAIMPYLPNPDSPSYPCEHSVAAGAAAAILGYLFPNKADSIRQVAERACQSRILAGVVYPSDSKAGFDLGQRVAQAVIEQARKDGSDAVWDGKRPTGTGLWNDKRPPIQPMMGACKPWVLAAGNQFRPGPPPEPAGDMQELKQFKKSPQAASRAFYWASNDFWGSEIDRKLFEHNLHLDAPKAARAYALVSIAANDAYIACWDAKYTYWSIRPDQYDTTYSPILMFTPPHPSYPSGHATLSNARATLLAYLFPEDAAYFLSKAREAAESRFEGGVHFRIDNVVGLDMGQKVGKEVIKRARQDGADDRPELVRK, from the coding sequence ATGAAAACGAGTTTGTTCCTGACCCTAATCGGTATCGCAACTGCGATGCAAAGCCACGCTCAGATTGAACCACGGGCGGGCTCCTGGAAGACCTGGGCCATTCCCTCGGGCGATGTTTATAAACTCCCGCCCCCGCCCGATGCCAACGCAACCCAAGCCGAAGAAAAAGCGTTACTTGGTGCCCAGCGTCAGCGCGACTCGGCGGCTATCCGACTGATTGACTACTGGAATGCCGGAGCGCCGGGCTATCGCTGGCAAACGGCTATTGAGAAGTTTAATAATGGATTTCCGCCCGCCTGGGTGCGCGGTAAAGCCTTGATGAATATTGCCATTTATGACGCAACTGTGGCGGCCTGGCAAACGAAATATGCCTATCGGCGTCCCCGGCCATCAGCGCACAATAAAGCTATAATGCCTTATTTGCCTAACCCCGACAGCCCATCGTACCCTTGCGAACATTCTGTGGCGGCCGGGGCTGCAGCGGCCATTCTGGGTTATCTGTTTCCAAATAAAGCAGATTCCATTCGGCAAGTGGCCGAGCGGGCGTGTCAGTCACGCATTCTGGCGGGCGTGGTGTATCCCAGCGATAGTAAGGCCGGATTTGACTTAGGGCAACGGGTCGCTCAGGCCGTGATCGAACAGGCCAGAAAAGATGGCTCTGACGCCGTTTGGGATGGAAAACGTCCTACGGGGACGGGTTTATGGAACGACAAACGCCCACCGATACAACCGATGATGGGAGCCTGTAAACCCTGGGTGCTGGCAGCTGGTAATCAATTTCGGCCGGGTCCACCGCCCGAACCGGCTGGCGATATGCAGGAATTAAAACAGTTCAAGAAATCGCCACAGGCCGCATCTCGGGCGTTTTACTGGGCTAGCAACGATTTCTGGGGTAGTGAGATTGACCGAAAGCTGTTTGAGCATAACCTGCATCTCGATGCGCCCAAAGCGGCCCGCGCTTACGCGCTGGTCAGTATTGCTGCCAACGATGCCTACATTGCCTGTTGGGATGCCAAATATACGTACTGGTCAATCCGCCCCGATCAGTATGATACCACTTATTCGCCTATCCTGATGTTTACTCCTCCGCATCCAAGTTATCCGTCCGGACACGCGACCCTATCCAATGCCCGAGCCACGTTGCTTGCTTATCTATTCCCGGAAGATGCGGCTTATTTTCTGAGCAAGGCCAGAGAAGCGGCCGAATCCCGTTTCGAAGGGGGCGTTCACTTTCGAATTGATAATGTGGTGGGACTGGATATGGGCCAGAAAGTAGGGAAGGAAGTCATTAAGCGTGCCCGGCAGGATGGGGCCGATGACCGCCCAGAACTCGTTCGGAAGTAA
- a CDS encoding Rossmann-fold NAD(P)-binding domain-containing protein encodes MKIRAIITGATGMVGEGVLHECLLHPDVEQVLVINRKPGGVTHPKLKEVILKDFFDLSPIESELSGYNACFFCLGVSSVGMGADEYRHLTYDLTLNFAKLLATLNPDLTFEYVSGAGTDSTEKGRSAWARVKGATENALMDLFKNAYMFRPGFMKPTPGLKNVKVYYKYIAWLYPIGRTLYPSGFSTLQELALAMIKSASIGYEKKILEVKDIVALAKQ; translated from the coding sequence ATGAAAATCAGAGCAATTATAACCGGAGCTACGGGTATGGTGGGCGAAGGTGTCCTGCACGAATGCCTGTTGCACCCCGATGTGGAGCAGGTACTGGTCATCAACCGCAAACCGGGCGGAGTAACGCATCCGAAACTTAAAGAGGTTATCCTTAAAGACTTCTTCGATCTGTCACCGATTGAATCGGAGTTAAGTGGTTACAATGCCTGCTTTTTTTGCCTGGGTGTGTCATCTGTCGGGATGGGCGCTGACGAGTATCGGCATCTGACCTATGACCTAACCCTGAATTTTGCCAAACTCCTGGCAACGCTGAATCCGGATCTGACTTTTGAATACGTATCCGGAGCCGGCACCGACAGCACCGAAAAAGGCCGGTCGGCCTGGGCGCGGGTGAAGGGCGCCACCGAAAACGCCTTGATGGACTTGTTCAAAAACGCATACATGTTTCGGCCGGGATTTATGAAGCCAACACCGGGCTTGAAAAATGTGAAAGTCTATTACAAGTACATTGCCTGGTTGTATCCCATTGGCCGGACACTTTACCCTTCCGGGTTTTCGACCTTACAGGAACTGGCACTCGCCATGATCAAATCGGCCAGCATCGGGTATGAAAAGAAAATTCTGGAAGTGAAGGATATTGTAGCGCTGGCAAAGCAGTAG
- a CDS encoding S66 peptidase family protein, protein MSSRRSFLQATTLAPFLSLEARLPLPTLTKPDRLRPGDTIGLFCPAAPAYSRETVQIAQESLQALGFKTLVGPHVYDRYGYLAGRDADRASDLHAFFTDRAVKAVMAIHGGWGCARLLPLLDYDLIQRNPKILIGYSDVTALLLGIYAKTGLVTFHGPVASATFNGYTVDWLKRLLLEGEALTMRNPTEKGDNLTQTQDRITTLKPGLARGRLVGGNLTVLSHLIGSPYLPDWKNTILFLEDTHEDIYRMDRMFTQLKLAGILNQIAGFVFGKCSDCGPGSGYGSLTLDDVLTEYIIPLDKPAYSGAMIGHIRDKFTVPLGIDAEIDATAGTIRLLESAVS, encoded by the coding sequence ATGTCTTCTCGCCGTTCATTCCTGCAAGCGACTACCCTGGCCCCCTTCCTATCGCTGGAGGCCCGTCTGCCACTGCCAACCCTTACTAAGCCCGACCGCTTACGGCCCGGCGATACCATTGGGCTATTTTGTCCGGCGGCTCCGGCCTACAGCCGGGAAACCGTTCAGATAGCGCAGGAGTCTCTTCAGGCCCTGGGGTTCAAAACCCTGGTTGGGCCGCACGTATATGACCGCTACGGGTATCTGGCCGGGCGCGACGCCGACCGGGCTTCCGATCTGCACGCGTTCTTCACCGATCGTGCTGTGAAAGCCGTTATGGCGATTCATGGCGGTTGGGGATGTGCACGGCTCTTGCCCCTGCTGGATTACGACCTGATTCAACGCAACCCTAAAATTCTGATCGGCTACAGCGATGTAACGGCCTTACTCCTGGGCATATACGCCAAAACAGGGCTGGTTACGTTTCATGGGCCGGTGGCGTCGGCTACCTTCAATGGATATACCGTCGACTGGTTGAAGCGGCTCCTGCTGGAAGGCGAGGCTCTAACAATGCGCAACCCCACCGAAAAAGGCGATAACCTTACTCAAACGCAGGATCGCATCACTACCCTCAAACCCGGACTAGCCCGTGGCCGACTGGTAGGCGGAAACTTAACAGTACTCAGCCACCTTATCGGGTCACCGTATTTGCCTGACTGGAAAAACACGATTCTGTTTCTGGAAGATACCCATGAGGATATTTACCGCATGGACAGGATGTTCACGCAGCTTAAACTGGCGGGAATTCTGAATCAGATTGCAGGTTTCGTGTTCGGCAAATGCAGCGACTGCGGTCCCGGCAGTGGGTACGGCTCCTTAACTCTGGACGATGTATTGACGGAATACATTATTCCGTTGGATAAACCAGCCTATTCTGGTGCCATGATCGGCCATATTCGGGACAAGTTTACGGTTCCGCTGGGCATCGACGCCGAAATTGACGCGACCGCTGGCACCATCCGATTGCTTGAGTCGGCTGTAAGCTGA
- a CDS encoding M90 family metallopeptidase — protein MTLFVTITVLVAGWFLWRYLQDKKDKEVLPLPTSYPQLLQKHVAYYQSLPEDKKKLFENRVSYFLSHVTIDGVGTPVDDLDKVLVASSAIIPIFGFADWYYPLTNVLLYPDRFNTDYQTTGDERNILGMVGEGGALQSTMVLSKPALQEGFANVTSKGNTGIHEFVHLLDKADGATDGLPENLLEKDHVKPWLQLIHKSIHDIKANHSDINPYGITNEAEFFAVVSEYFFKRPDLLQEKHPELFVRLEEIFHQNPLEADKAIEPTD, from the coding sequence ATGACTCTATTCGTGACAATCACCGTGCTTGTGGCCGGTTGGTTTCTCTGGCGTTACCTGCAGGATAAAAAAGACAAAGAAGTACTTCCCCTGCCTACTAGTTACCCGCAACTGTTACAGAAACACGTTGCTTACTATCAGTCGTTACCCGAGGATAAAAAGAAATTGTTCGAAAATCGGGTGAGCTACTTCCTGAGCCACGTGACTATCGATGGCGTAGGTACCCCGGTCGATGATCTGGATAAAGTCCTGGTGGCCAGTAGTGCCATCATTCCCATTTTCGGCTTCGCCGACTGGTATTATCCACTGACCAATGTGCTGCTGTATCCGGATCGCTTCAATACAGATTACCAAACCACCGGCGATGAGCGGAATATCTTGGGTATGGTTGGCGAGGGTGGCGCTTTGCAGAGTACAATGGTCTTGTCGAAACCAGCCTTGCAAGAAGGCTTTGCCAACGTAACCAGCAAAGGAAATACGGGTATCCATGAGTTTGTTCACCTGCTCGATAAGGCCGACGGTGCTACGGATGGGTTGCCGGAAAATCTGCTGGAGAAAGATCACGTGAAGCCCTGGCTACAACTCATTCACAAAAGCATTCACGATATCAAAGCCAATCACTCAGACATTAACCCATACGGCATCACGAACGAAGCCGAATTCTTTGCGGTCGTATCCGAGTATTTTTTCAAACGCCCGGATCTGCTTCAGGAAAAACACCCGGAACTGTTTGTCCGGCTGGAAGAAATATTCCATCAGAATCCGCTCGAAGCCGACAAAGCAATAGAGCCGACAGACTAG
- a CDS encoding mannonate dehydratase produces the protein MWKNLDYFLKAVVPEAEKAGIKLALHPDDPPVDTLRGISRIMTSADAFKRMLALYPSLNNGITMCQGSFATMGEDIPTVVKYFGERNKIFFVHFRDIRGNRQNFEETFFDDGQNDMYKAMKAYYDIGDKGPIRPNHVPTMAGDSHEHQGYSLLGSLHAVGYMQGLMEAIRKRWVTH, from the coding sequence ATGTGGAAAAACCTCGACTACTTTTTGAAAGCGGTCGTTCCTGAAGCGGAGAAAGCCGGTATAAAGCTGGCCCTGCACCCCGACGATCCGCCGGTCGATACCCTGCGGGGCATCTCCCGGATTATGACGTCGGCCGACGCCTTCAAGCGCATGCTGGCCCTTTATCCGAGCCTCAACAACGGCATCACCATGTGCCAGGGCAGTTTTGCCACCATGGGCGAAGATATTCCGACGGTGGTGAAGTACTTCGGGGAACGCAACAAAATCTTCTTTGTGCACTTTCGCGACATACGGGGCAACCGCCAGAACTTTGAAGAAACCTTCTTCGATGATGGGCAGAACGATATGTACAAAGCCATGAAGGCCTATTACGACATTGGCGACAAAGGCCCCATCCGACCCAATCATGTACCAACCATGGCAGGCGACAGCCATGAGCATCAGGGCTACAGCCTGTTAGGCAGTTTGCACGCGGTTGGCTACATGCAGGGACTGATGGAAGCTATCCGCAAGAGGTGGGTGACGCACTAG
- a CDS encoding DUF2235 domain-containing protein, whose translation MGKKIIVCADGTWNDPEQLDRGSLVPTNVVKIARALALANAKGQEEIFYDLGVGTGKGLDRFMGGLTGNGLLHNIFECYLFIAERYQSGDSIYLFGFSRGAYTVRSLAGLICQFGIDKALTNQDLARSETSPVDQANKPAITTENNRPEERSARKANQSMEHLNQLRLAYKQLKAGQSDQVVSDYKRTHDCYEPYIEMIGVWDTVGSLGIPMLLPQWLLGKTLSENLSKWLLGNYRFLNVGLNPKVKAAYHALSIDENRRAFLPTLWNEAGLESHQRVKQVWFTGIHSNVGGGYADTGLSDNALLWMVEQAKQHGLQFSDAYLTRSTQADTFYGEIRDERARWIKRILFQKGMRNVDDLCAQAGIVPIIAQSAIDRQTSVICKKPYKISLPKAHHVEKGF comes from the coding sequence ATGGGAAAGAAAATAATTGTTTGTGCCGATGGGACCTGGAACGATCCCGAGCAACTGGACCGGGGTAGCCTGGTACCGACGAACGTGGTAAAAATTGCCAGGGCACTGGCGCTGGCAAATGCCAAGGGGCAGGAAGAGATCTTTTACGATCTCGGTGTAGGGACTGGCAAAGGGCTGGACCGGTTTATGGGCGGCCTAACGGGCAACGGCCTGTTGCACAATATTTTTGAGTGTTACCTCTTCATCGCCGAGCGCTACCAGTCCGGCGATTCCATTTATTTATTTGGTTTTAGCCGGGGTGCTTATACCGTTCGCAGTCTGGCGGGTTTGATCTGTCAGTTTGGCATTGATAAGGCGCTGACCAATCAGGACCTCGCTCGGTCGGAAACCAGCCCCGTCGACCAGGCCAACAAACCCGCGATCACAACGGAAAATAACCGTCCTGAAGAAAGGTCAGCCCGGAAAGCCAACCAATCCATGGAGCACCTCAATCAGCTTCGTCTGGCTTACAAACAACTGAAGGCCGGGCAGAGCGATCAGGTGGTTAGCGACTATAAACGAACCCACGATTGTTACGAGCCGTATATCGAAATGATTGGCGTTTGGGATACGGTGGGGTCGTTGGGCATTCCTATGCTGTTGCCGCAGTGGCTGCTTGGGAAAACACTGTCGGAGAACTTGTCGAAATGGTTGCTGGGTAATTATCGCTTTCTCAATGTGGGCCTAAATCCTAAAGTAAAAGCAGCCTATCATGCGCTCTCGATTGACGAAAATCGGCGGGCTTTTTTGCCAACGCTCTGGAACGAAGCTGGGCTGGAATCTCACCAGCGAGTAAAACAGGTGTGGTTTACGGGCATTCACAGCAATGTTGGTGGGGGCTATGCCGATACTGGCTTATCGGACAATGCCCTGCTCTGGATGGTTGAGCAGGCCAAGCAGCACGGACTTCAATTCTCCGATGCCTATTTGACCCGAAGTACGCAGGCCGACACGTTTTATGGCGAGATCCGGGACGAGCGCGCCCGCTGGATCAAGCGGATACTCTTTCAGAAAGGCATGCGTAATGTAGATGACTTATGCGCCCAAGCGGGTATTGTTCCGATCATTGCTCAAAGTGCTATCGACCGGCAAACGTCGGTGATCTGCAAGAAACCTTACAAAATAAGTTTACCGAAAGCGCATCATGTCGAAAAAGGCTTCTAA
- a CDS encoding DUF308 domain-containing protein, with product MPTQNHSTPWGFLLTKGLIYVLLGVYILMFAQSFTPLSGQILGSLFILAGIFQFLFSSRNHSTDNSNIWGYAYGLNDIGFGIAIVVDAMGDTTTIVETMAFWAMVYAVLQSVQAMYSFIAARGGKSIPVTNKLIHAADVLVAGGMSYVLLSFTRGFDESMRLSGLFPIGLGLSIFVLTQQMRSQAAHQQRVS from the coding sequence ATGCCAACTCAAAATCACTCAACCCCCTGGGGCTTTTTGTTGACCAAAGGGCTTATTTATGTCCTTCTAGGTGTTTACATTCTTATGTTTGCCCAGTCGTTTACGCCCCTGTCCGGCCAAATTCTAGGTAGCCTGTTCATACTAGCCGGAATTTTCCAGTTTCTGTTCTCCAGTAGGAACCACAGTACCGACAACAGCAATATTTGGGGGTATGCCTATGGCCTGAATGACATAGGTTTTGGAATAGCCATTGTGGTTGATGCAATGGGGGATACGACGACAATTGTGGAAACGATGGCTTTCTGGGCTATGGTGTACGCCGTTTTACAGTCGGTGCAGGCGATGTATTCATTTATTGCAGCACGTGGCGGTAAGAGTATACCCGTCACTAACAAGCTGATCCACGCAGCCGATGTGCTGGTAGCCGGTGGGATGTCGTACGTACTTCTGTCGTTTACAAGAGGTTTTGATGAATCTATGCGTCTGTCTGGCCTATTCCCGATTGGACTTGGCCTTTCAATTTTCGTGCTAACCCAACAAATGCGGTCGCAGGCGGCCCATCAGCAGCGAGTGAGCTAA
- a CDS encoding DUF4403 family protein → MRTPPLLGYIIGLGILVLLAQCQKVQPQAPQAEGFDPSIPAQVSYLAGPITFDLRELEEKINRELDPVLVGKETKDGKTKGIISFRVKRLGPVHVEYADQQVKLSAPLQMWLTKPFSRDTTPPEKPFCALNVNFKSPIGVTPNWRLASHTSFTDYTWIVKPEVHLLGGGISLTKLVQHILDKHKTAIEMAIDSAVYKGLRLDDMVKPIWRDLQNPLLISKSYGLWLIPKPISVMAGPVTGNNRQITTHVRIALETQTELKPKAPEQAKTPLPVLQKREQVLETSDLHVLSYIPYADINRMLAITTNNKNKKLALGSLTINELSVYGGQQSLIVKANLSGLLDGTVYLRGRPEFDTLTNTLRVSQLDFDAETWKVLSRDSNTVWHKGLRKLLERLLTIPLGDDIAKLPASIDKAYEEGPGQTTDLGIRSFRFVPEKIAIRPDGIQALINVHSKVGVKINQL, encoded by the coding sequence ATGAGAACACCACCACTACTCGGTTATATTATTGGCCTGGGCATACTTGTGCTTCTGGCGCAATGCCAGAAAGTGCAGCCCCAGGCACCCCAGGCAGAAGGGTTCGACCCGTCGATTCCCGCGCAGGTCTCCTATCTGGCGGGCCCTATCACGTTTGATCTCCGGGAATTAGAAGAGAAAATTAATCGGGAGCTTGACCCCGTTCTGGTTGGTAAGGAGACGAAAGATGGCAAGACAAAAGGCATCATTTCGTTCCGGGTCAAGCGCCTGGGACCTGTGCACGTCGAGTATGCCGATCAACAGGTAAAGCTGTCGGCTCCCCTCCAGATGTGGCTCACCAAACCCTTTAGTCGGGATACAACGCCCCCGGAAAAGCCCTTCTGCGCCTTGAACGTTAATTTCAAAAGCCCCATTGGTGTTACACCAAACTGGCGGCTGGCAAGTCATACCAGCTTTACGGATTACACGTGGATTGTCAAGCCCGAGGTTCACTTGTTAGGGGGCGGTATTTCGTTGACCAAGCTGGTTCAGCATATACTGGACAAGCATAAGACGGCTATCGAAATGGCCATTGACTCCGCCGTTTATAAAGGATTACGGCTCGACGATATGGTGAAGCCTATCTGGCGTGATCTGCAGAATCCATTATTGATCAGTAAATCATACGGATTGTGGCTGATTCCTAAACCCATCAGTGTCATGGCTGGCCCCGTCACGGGCAACAACCGCCAGATCACCACCCATGTTCGCATTGCCCTCGAAACGCAAACCGAACTTAAACCCAAAGCGCCGGAACAGGCGAAGACGCCGTTGCCTGTTCTGCAAAAACGGGAGCAGGTCCTGGAAACATCAGATTTGCATGTGCTGAGTTATATTCCCTATGCCGATATCAACCGGATGCTGGCTATCACTACCAATAACAAAAACAAAAAACTGGCGCTCGGCTCATTGACAATCAATGAGTTATCTGTCTACGGTGGTCAGCAATCGCTGATTGTCAAGGCCAACCTAAGCGGCTTGCTCGACGGAACAGTTTACCTGCGCGGGCGTCCCGAGTTCGATACGCTCACCAATACGCTGCGGGTTAGCCAGCTGGATTTTGATGCTGAAACCTGGAAAGTTCTCTCCAGAGACTCGAACACTGTTTGGCATAAAGGGTTACGTAAGCTACTGGAACGCTTGCTGACGATTCCATTGGGTGATGACATTGCCAAACTGCCAGCCTCCATCGATAAGGCGTATGAGGAAGGACCAGGCCAAACGACAGATTTAGGTATTCGATCTTTTCGCTTTGTGCCGGAGAAAATAGCCATTCGTCCCGACGGTATTCAGGCGTTGATCAATGTGCATTCGAAAGTAGGGGTGAAGATAAATCAGTTATAG